Proteins from one Mycobacterium adipatum genomic window:
- a CDS encoding cytochrome P450, whose translation MSLPDSTHDRAVADLPLAPLNPLPYRQRRDALRNFHTGTDILRDAGGPVTRFTLGPRWLMPPIVVATSPQGIRDIVSVRDGSIDKTSAVAAQLRSIIGGNLFVLPHDEWLPRRRTLQPVFTKQRVDSFAGHMAEAAEMITASWPTDSEIDLDSQARLLSMRALGRSVLGLDLDERSDAVAEPLRVATGYAVARALRPLRAPAWLPTPARRRALAATETIRRLADEIIAACRADPTLDAPLVHALIAATDPETGRPLSDSEIRDEMIIFLFAGQDTTATTLTYTLWSLGRHPQIQDRVAAEVAAIGDRRLTTEDVGNLGYTVQVIKEALRLCPPGPTGSRRATRDVEVAGYRVAAGTMLVFGRMSVQRDPTLWTNPLQFDPDRFSPQNSKDRDRWQYVPFGGGPRSCIGDHFAMLEATLAIATIIRNVRITALEAEFPLAVPFTMVPGGPIRARVTAR comes from the coding sequence ATGTCTTTGCCCGACAGCACGCATGATCGCGCCGTTGCCGACCTACCGCTTGCCCCCCTCAATCCCCTGCCATATCGGCAAAGACGGGACGCGTTGCGCAACTTCCACACCGGCACCGACATCCTGCGTGACGCGGGGGGTCCGGTGACCCGCTTCACTCTCGGCCCGCGCTGGCTCATGCCCCCCATCGTGGTCGCCACCTCACCTCAGGGAATACGCGATATCGTCAGCGTCCGCGACGGTTCCATCGACAAGACGAGCGCGGTCGCCGCACAGCTGCGCAGCATCATCGGCGGAAACCTCTTCGTGTTGCCGCACGACGAGTGGCTACCTCGGCGCCGCACACTGCAACCGGTTTTCACCAAGCAACGGGTGGACTCGTTCGCCGGACATATGGCAGAGGCTGCCGAGATGATCACGGCCTCATGGCCCACCGACAGCGAGATCGATTTGGACAGCCAGGCCCGGCTGCTGTCCATGCGGGCGCTGGGCCGCTCGGTGCTGGGGCTGGATCTGGACGAACGGTCCGATGCCGTGGCCGAACCCCTGCGCGTGGCCACCGGTTACGCCGTGGCCCGCGCCCTGCGACCGTTGCGGGCACCGGCATGGCTGCCGACGCCGGCACGGCGCCGTGCCCTGGCCGCCACCGAGACCATCCGCCGGTTGGCCGACGAGATCATCGCGGCCTGCCGCGCCGACCCGACCCTGGACGCCCCGTTGGTGCACGCGCTCATCGCCGCCACCGACCCGGAAACCGGCCGGCCGCTGTCGGACAGCGAGATCCGTGACGAGATGATCATCTTCCTGTTCGCCGGCCAGGACACCACGGCGACCACCCTGACCTACACCCTGTGGTCCCTGGGACGCCACCCGCAGATCCAGGATCGGGTCGCCGCCGAGGTCGCCGCGATCGGTGACCGGAGGTTGACCACCGAGGATGTCGGCAACCTCGGCTACACCGTGCAGGTGATCAAGGAGGCGCTGCGACTGTGCCCGCCCGGACCGACCGGCTCGCGCAGGGCGACACGGGATGTCGAGGTCGCCGGCTACCGGGTCGCGGCGGGCACCATGCTGGTGTTCGGCCGGATGTCGGTCCAGCGCGACCCCACCTTGTGGACCAACCCCTTGCAGTTCGATCCCGACCGGTTCAGTCCGCAGAACTCGAAGGACCGCGACCGCTGGCAATACGTACCGTTCGGCGGCGGGCCACGCTCCTGCATCGGGGATCATTTCGCCATGCTGGAAGCCACGCTGGCGATCGCCACCATCATCCGCAATGTCCGGATCACCGCTCTGGAAGCCGAGTTCCCGCTGGCGGTGCCGTTCACGATGGTGCCGGGCGGCCCGATCCGCGCGCGGGTGACTGCGCGTTGA